In Blastopirellula sediminis, the following proteins share a genomic window:
- a CDS encoding EamA family transporter, whose protein sequence is MMDVSHNWFLWAILSAGFAALTAIFAKIGLEGVNSDYATLIRTVVILVVLAGFVWATGALSDPRQLSTKTIGFLVASGLATGASWVCYFRALKVGEASQVAPVDKFSVVLVAIFAFAFLGERPAAREWLAIALVGAGVVLLAWKR, encoded by the coding sequence ATGATGGACGTCTCGCACAACTGGTTCCTGTGGGCGATTCTCTCGGCCGGGTTCGCGGCGTTGACCGCGATCTTCGCCAAGATCGGGCTGGAAGGGGTGAACTCCGACTACGCTACGCTGATCCGCACGGTAGTCATCCTGGTCGTCTTGGCGGGGTTCGTCTGGGCGACCGGCGCGCTGAGCGATCCCCGGCAACTCTCGACGAAGACGATTGGCTTCTTGGTTGCTTCGGGACTCGCGACCGGAGCTTCCTGGGTCTGCTACTTTCGCGCGCTGAAAGTGGGCGAAGCTTCGCAAGTGGCGCCGGTCGATAAGTTCAGCGTGGTGCTAGTCGCAATTTTCGCGTTTGCTTTCTTAGGAGAACGCCCTGCAGCGCGCGAATGGTTGGCGATCGCGCTCGTTGGCGCCGGCGTCGTGCTGTTGGCCTGGAAGCGCTAA
- a CDS encoding alkaline phosphatase D family protein, with translation MHRRSSLKLLAAGIPLSLAAKTFGADAAGPFFGSGVKVGEATSDSAIIWTRTSAIDECDKKFALPGVAAKVRVRYRIDGMPDSERTTDWQATQPEHDFAVQFALQDLTPGVRYRYVVEAESDAGKNQTDGTFETAPTETTVVPIRFIVTSCHKYATMDAPGLGQKIYRPMLDLAPQFFVHTGDIVYYDNDTKPLATNVELARLHWHRMDNLPYHRQFYPNVASYFMKDDHDILKDDAWPGQKYGDLTFAEGLEIFDEQNPLGESPYRTIRWGKDLQVWIVEGRDFRSPNRMADGPDKSIWGEAQWKWLQETVAASDATFKILISPTPIVGPDRPKGKNDNHSNAVWKSEGDRARRFLVENKMISICGDRHWQYYSVDEETGLNEFCSGPSTNQHAGGWSQDNVLPEHRFLRVAGGFLSVDVERSNDQSELIFRHRDVAGDVVHEQRFAADGES, from the coding sequence ATGCACCGTCGTTCCTCGCTCAAGCTCTTGGCGGCTGGGATCCCTCTTTCGCTGGCGGCCAAAACTTTCGGCGCTGATGCGGCTGGTCCCTTTTTCGGCAGCGGCGTCAAAGTGGGGGAAGCGACGTCCGACTCGGCCATCATCTGGACTCGGACCTCCGCTATCGACGAGTGCGACAAAAAGTTCGCCCTGCCTGGCGTCGCGGCGAAGGTGCGAGTTCGCTATCGCATCGACGGAATGCCCGACTCGGAGCGGACGACCGATTGGCAAGCGACCCAGCCGGAACATGACTTCGCAGTGCAGTTTGCGCTCCAGGATCTTACGCCGGGCGTTCGCTATCGTTATGTGGTTGAAGCGGAAAGTGATGCGGGGAAGAATCAAACGGACGGGACGTTCGAGACTGCGCCGACCGAAACGACCGTCGTGCCAATTCGGTTCATCGTCACCTCCTGTCACAAGTATGCGACGATGGACGCTCCAGGCTTGGGGCAAAAGATCTATCGGCCGATGCTCGATCTAGCGCCGCAGTTCTTTGTTCACACCGGCGACATCGTTTACTACGACAACGATACCAAGCCGCTGGCGACCAACGTCGAACTGGCCCGACTTCATTGGCATCGGATGGACAACTTGCCGTATCACCGGCAGTTCTATCCGAACGTCGCCAGCTATTTCATGAAGGACGATCACGACATTTTGAAGGATGACGCGTGGCCAGGGCAGAAGTATGGAGATCTCACCTTCGCCGAAGGATTGGAGATCTTCGACGAGCAGAACCCGCTGGGAGAATCTCCCTATCGGACGATTCGCTGGGGAAAGGATCTGCAAGTCTGGATCGTCGAAGGACGCGACTTCCGTAGTCCCAATCGGATGGCGGATGGACCTGACAAATCGATCTGGGGCGAAGCGCAATGGAAGTGGCTGCAAGAGACGGTCGCCGCTTCCGACGCCACCTTCAAGATCTTGATCAGCCCCACGCCAATCGTTGGTCCCGATCGCCCGAAAGGAAAGAACGACAATCATTCCAACGCGGTCTGGAAATCAGAAGGAGATCGCGCGCGGCGGTTTCTCGTGGAGAACAAAATGATCTCCATCTGCGGCGATCGTCACTGGCAGTACTACTCGGTCGACGAAGAGACCGGACTTAACGAGTTCTGCAGCGGACCAAGCACCAACCAACATGCCGGCGGCTGGAGCCAGGACAACGTTCTGCCGGAGCATCGCTTTTTGCGAGTTGCTGGCGGTTTCCTAAGCGTCGACGTCGAGCGGTCCAACGATCAGTCAGAGTTGATCTTTCGGCATCGGGACGTCGCCGGCGACGTCGTTCATGAGCAGCGATTCGCCGCTGACGGTGAGTCGTAG
- a CDS encoding MFS transporter, protein MATDSSGTTLASDEVSPEIASPVEVIDAKPHRTELVIAILGALSISHLLNDVMQSLLPAVYPLLKENYSLSFFQVGLITFTFQVTASLLQPLVGMTTDRRPWPYSLVVGMGFTLLGLNLLAMAGSFGSILIAAAMVGIGSSVFHPEASRVARIASGGRYGFAQSLFQVGGNAGSAIGPLLAAFVVAPWGQLSIAWFSIGAIAALLILGYVGRWYERHLNDLKTNPRRTAVEQTSTLTPARVYAAVGVLLLLVFSKYIYLVSLSSYYTFYLMDKFDVPVQSAQLYLFIFLGAVAVGTLGGGPVGDRVGFKTVIWFSILGVLPFTLILPYANLFWTAVLTVPIGLILASAFSAIIVYAQELMPSKVGMIAGMFFGFAFGIAGIGAAALGWLADQTSIEYVYHVCSYLPLVGLLTAFLPNLEARG, encoded by the coding sequence ATGGCGACCGATAGCAGCGGCACGACGCTCGCGAGCGACGAAGTCTCACCCGAAATAGCTTCACCCGTCGAAGTCATCGATGCGAAACCGCATCGCACGGAGTTGGTCATCGCGATTCTCGGGGCGCTCAGCATTTCGCACTTGCTGAACGACGTGATGCAATCGCTGCTGCCGGCCGTTTATCCGCTGCTGAAAGAAAACTACTCCCTTTCGTTCTTTCAGGTGGGGCTGATTACCTTCACCTTTCAAGTGACCGCGTCGTTGCTGCAGCCGCTGGTCGGCATGACCACCGATCGCCGTCCATGGCCCTATTCGTTGGTCGTCGGGATGGGCTTTACGCTGCTTGGTTTGAACTTGCTGGCGATGGCCGGCAGTTTTGGCTCGATCTTGATCGCCGCTGCGATGGTGGGGATCGGTTCGTCTGTTTTTCATCCCGAAGCTTCTCGCGTTGCGCGAATCGCCTCCGGCGGACGTTACGGCTTCGCTCAGTCGTTGTTTCAGGTCGGCGGCAACGCTGGCTCCGCGATCGGGCCGTTGTTGGCGGCGTTCGTCGTGGCGCCATGGGGGCAGTTGAGCATCGCGTGGTTTTCGATCGGTGCGATCGCGGCGCTGCTGATCTTGGGATACGTCGGCCGCTGGTATGAGCGGCATCTGAACGACTTGAAAACGAACCCCCGCCGTACGGCCGTCGAGCAGACGTCGACGTTGACTCCGGCCCGCGTTTACGCCGCAGTCGGCGTGCTGCTGTTGTTGGTTTTCTCGAAGTACATCTACCTGGTCAGTCTGAGCAGCTACTACACGTTCTACTTGATGGACAAGTTCGACGTGCCGGTGCAGTCGGCGCAGTTGTACCTGTTCATCTTCTTGGGAGCGGTCGCCGTCGGAACATTGGGTGGGGGACCAGTCGGCGATCGAGTCGGCTTTAAGACCGTCATTTGGTTTTCGATTCTCGGCGTGTTGCCCTTCACGCTGATCCTGCCGTACGCCAATCTCTTTTGGACCGCCGTGTTGACGGTGCCGATCGGTTTGATTTTGGCGTCAGCCTTTTCGGCGATCATCGTTTACGCCCAAGAGTTGATGCCGAGCAAGGTTGGCATGATCGCCGGGATGTTTTTCGGTTTCGCCTTCGGCATCGCCGGGATCGGCGCCGCCGCCCTTGGTTGGTTGGCCGATCAAACCAGCATCGAGTACGTCTATCACGTCTGCTCGTACTTGCCGCTGGTCGGGCTGCTGACCGCCTTTTTGCCGAATCTGGAAGCCCGCGGCTAA
- a CDS encoding MarR family winged helix-turn-helix transcriptional regulator, which yields MAKTSHNQGNGLAADIGKRTPFTSLRQEAYLNLVRTHEHLSCEFTRLLKKHGLSDSQYNALRILRGEGKPMQTYQIAERMITSQTDISRLVDRLEASELVERERSAEDRRVVWVSLTDKGRAILKKLDKPVSDLHEKQFEGFSDEQLKSLVKLLYSARSDGSGKQEA from the coding sequence ATGGCAAAAACATCGCACAATCAGGGGAACGGACTCGCCGCGGATATCGGCAAACGAACGCCGTTTACGAGCTTGAGACAAGAAGCCTACTTGAATCTCGTTCGCACGCATGAGCACCTCTCCTGTGAGTTCACTCGCTTGCTCAAGAAGCATGGCCTCTCCGATTCGCAGTACAACGCACTCCGTATCTTGCGAGGGGAAGGGAAGCCGATGCAGACGTATCAGATCGCCGAGCGAATGATCACATCGCAGACTGACATCTCGCGTCTGGTCGATCGACTGGAAGCGAGCGAGCTGGTCGAACGCGAGCGAAGTGCTGAAGATCGCCGCGTCGTCTGGGTTTCGCTCACCGACAAAGGGCGGGCCATTTTGAAAAAACTCGACAAGCCGGTCAGCGACCTGCATGAGAAGCAGTTTGAGGGCTTTAGCGACGAGCAATTGAAGTCGCTCGTGAAGCTGCTCTATAGTGCTCGTTCCGACGGGAGCGGAAAGCAAGAGGCGTAA
- a CDS encoding FMN-dependent NADH-azoreductase: MAKLLHIESSPRKARSASIAVAKEFLTKYQEANPADEVDNWDLWSTSLPEFDGATIDAKYQILHGQDHTPEQAAAWKGVTDVFDRFNSADKYVLSLPMWNFAIPYKLKHLIDVITQPGLAFSFSPETGYTGLVTGKPITVIYARGGEYTSSEQMKALDFQKSYVEFLLGFIGFTDIQTILVEPMLAPPEVAGAAKDSAKQKAAEIAASF; this comes from the coding sequence ATGGCCAAATTGCTCCATATCGAATCGTCTCCCCGCAAAGCTCGTTCGGCTTCGATCGCCGTGGCGAAGGAGTTTTTGACGAAGTACCAAGAGGCGAATCCGGCGGACGAAGTCGACAACTGGGACTTGTGGTCGACTTCGTTGCCGGAGTTCGATGGGGCGACGATCGACGCCAAGTATCAGATCCTGCATGGACAGGATCATACGCCCGAACAAGCGGCGGCGTGGAAGGGAGTGACCGACGTCTTCGATCGATTCAACTCGGCCGACAAGTACGTGCTGAGCTTGCCGATGTGGAACTTTGCGATTCCTTACAAACTGAAGCATCTGATTGACGTGATCACTCAGCCGGGACTCGCCTTCAGCTTTTCGCCGGAGACCGGCTATACGGGGCTAGTGACCGGCAAGCCGATCACGGTGATTTACGCTCGCGGCGGCGAATACACGTCGAGCGAGCAGATGAAGGCGCTCGACTTTCAAAAGTCGTACGTCGAGTTCCTGCTCGGCTTCATCGGCTTTACCGACATTCAAACCATCCTGGTCGAGCCGATGCTGGCGCCGCCGGAAGTCGCCGGAGCGGCCAAAGATTCCGCCAAACAAAAGGCCGCCGAAATCGCCGCCAGCTTCTAA
- a CDS encoding LURP-one-related/scramblase family protein, with product MRYAIREKFWTWGDEFFVFDEHQQPVFQVKGEVWSWGHRLSFQDMRGKELAFINQKLMTWMPQYEIFRDGHLFANLVKELTWFNPEYLLDVPGPNDYQIKGDFWHYNYQFQRHGRVVAMVDKAYWTWTDTYGIDVEDGEDDVAILCSAIVIDKVLDDEERRRN from the coding sequence GTGAGATACGCGATTCGTGAAAAGTTTTGGACGTGGGGAGACGAATTCTTCGTCTTTGACGAGCATCAGCAGCCGGTCTTCCAAGTCAAAGGAGAAGTGTGGTCGTGGGGACATCGGCTCTCGTTTCAGGATATGCGCGGAAAGGAGCTCGCCTTCATCAATCAAAAGCTGATGACCTGGATGCCGCAGTATGAGATCTTCCGCGACGGCCATCTATTCGCCAATTTGGTGAAAGAGCTGACCTGGTTCAATCCCGAATATCTGTTAGACGTCCCAGGTCCCAACGACTATCAGATCAAGGGGGACTTCTGGCACTACAATTACCAGTTCCAGCGTCACGGCCGCGTCGTCGCGATGGTCGATAAAGCGTATTGGACGTGGACCGACACCTACGGAATCGACGTGGAGGATGGGGAAGATGACGTCGCCATCCTCTGTTCTGCGATCGTGATCGACAAGGTGCTCGACGACGAGGAGCGTCGACGGAATTAG
- a CDS encoding VOC family protein produces the protein MHVSPYLFFNGDCREAFEFYAELFGAKIEAIFPHAGSPSADQVSADFQDKIMHACMTIGDTQLMASDCPPEQFEKPQGMKVSLAIADPEEAERVFAGLSVRGDVQMPLQETFWAYRFGMVTDRFGAPWMINCGKPVMEGSD, from the coding sequence ATGCACGTTAGCCCCTATCTCTTTTTCAACGGCGATTGTCGAGAAGCTTTTGAGTTTTACGCCGAGCTGTTTGGCGCCAAGATCGAAGCGATCTTTCCGCACGCCGGCTCACCCTCGGCAGACCAAGTCTCGGCCGACTTTCAAGACAAAATCATGCATGCGTGCATGACGATCGGCGACACGCAATTGATGGCGTCCGACTGTCCGCCGGAACAATTTGAGAAGCCGCAGGGGATGAAGGTTTCGCTGGCGATCGCCGACCCGGAGGAAGCGGAACGCGTCTTCGCCGGGCTATCGGTACGGGGCGACGTTCAAATGCCGCTGCAAGAAACGTTTTGGGCGTATCGATTCGGCATGGTGACCGATCGCTTCGGCGCCCCCTGGATGATCAACTGCGGCAAGCCGGTAATGGAAGGTAGCGACTAA
- a CDS encoding CHASE domain-containing protein gives MPNEPSQPSERRASSTIDAAWLIIAARVLLCLSLGVSLMVLAAWPAGWESLRSIIDGLPTMKVNTAIGLALLAFAGLLRTQAISSQSKLHYFPKFVALLAIVLGIASLVQDVTAIDLGIATLLCDDPASVAAGKTPGLMSPGSALGIILLGFGLVFWRGPVKRLGMAGTIGGGVIGVVGIALFLSRATVLRDLHLYSTTAIHTAMLLAAISVGVLLTRRGLNLALTVEDPMLLKKELRRARPLAGLVCITLAVGLLVTIFLVRDSQRHIHYANYTSFLRRSELLSDEIQRRSNLCIYGLKGARGMYTGSERVERNEFKAYVQSRDLPAEFPGAIGFGMIKRVPRIEIDQFVALERADNAPDFAVHSLGDEPVAYIIQHIYPLDANRRAWGFDVGSENVRRTAIEKAIRSGEPTITGMIHLLQDDVIRAGFLYYVPVYKNGTNPQTPEQRETDLAGVLYAPIILERSLDHMGDLVDAGLDFEIFDGDEQSQRTHLYDHDDHLTNSTELDFDEEAYAGRLFSHSTSIMVGGRKWTITTSTLPPFEAEIDRVTPAFFGIGGAALSLLLAGIVWAMGLSQSRALTLAEDMTHELRVSEQMATHAAEEAERLAKIVRRTNNAVIITDVSGKIEWVNDGFTRLSGYSLQESFGKRPSELLYGPNSNPEAIERLSDALRLRASTNAEIVNYAKDGREYVVATEIAPLTDSSGTLTGFMLIESDITEKCAAETRLKSLNSELTMAHQEAERASKIKSEFLANMSHEIRTPMTAIIGFSDMLLEEDVPDAEKRKAVSTIQRNGNHLLELINDILDLSKVEAGKFDIELRAMDPAETLRDIQELMSDRARSQENELVFERLGKLPQTIRCDSTRLKQALLNLVGNAIKFTKKGVVKVTAQCDFEREQLIFKVIDSGIGMSPEQLQHVFQPFRQADTSTTRKFGGTGLGLTITKRIAELLGGDITVESELGRGSTFTLGVATGDISQVSVSAPLETQDASKPQVTAAASIKLSGRILLVEDGPDNRKLISFILNKAGADVTIAENGKLGLDAALEAWQAGSPYDVILMDMQMPVMDGYTAAGRLRNAGYVGQIIALTAHAMRGDINKCLDAGCDAYLTKPIERKSFLIEIASRIQMTAMQTQAVKS, from the coding sequence ATGCCAAACGAACCAAGCCAACCGAGCGAGCGCCGCGCATCGTCGACGATCGACGCGGCGTGGTTGATCATCGCCGCGCGGGTTTTGCTCTGCCTCTCTCTTGGCGTTTCTCTGATGGTGCTGGCCGCCTGGCCGGCCGGCTGGGAGTCGCTCCGCTCGATCATCGACGGGCTGCCGACGATGAAGGTCAACACCGCCATCGGCTTAGCGCTGCTCGCCTTCGCCGGATTGCTGCGGACGCAGGCGATCAGCTCCCAAAGCAAGCTCCACTATTTCCCGAAGTTCGTCGCATTGCTGGCGATCGTTCTGGGAATCGCCAGCCTGGTGCAAGACGTCACAGCGATCGATCTTGGAATCGCTACGCTACTGTGCGACGATCCGGCGTCGGTCGCTGCGGGGAAAACGCCGGGGCTGATGTCGCCGGGATCGGCGCTCGGCATCATCCTGCTGGGATTCGGCCTCGTTTTCTGGCGTGGTCCCGTCAAACGTTTGGGAATGGCCGGTACGATCGGCGGCGGCGTCATTGGCGTCGTTGGAATCGCCCTCTTCCTCAGCCGAGCGACGGTGCTGCGAGATCTCCATCTCTATTCGACAACGGCGATCCATACCGCGATGCTGCTCGCAGCGATCTCGGTAGGCGTCTTGTTGACTCGGCGCGGCTTGAACCTCGCGTTGACCGTCGAGGATCCCATGCTCTTAAAGAAGGAGCTTCGCCGCGCACGCCCCCTGGCGGGACTTGTCTGCATCACGCTGGCCGTTGGTCTGCTGGTGACAATCTTCCTGGTTCGCGATTCGCAACGACATATTCACTATGCCAATTACACCTCGTTTCTGCGCCGCAGCGAGTTGCTGAGCGACGAAATCCAACGCCGCTCCAACCTTTGCATCTATGGGCTCAAAGGAGCCCGCGGCATGTACACCGGAAGCGAACGCGTCGAGCGGAACGAATTCAAGGCCTACGTCCAGTCTCGCGATTTGCCGGCCGAGTTTCCCGGCGCCATCGGCTTCGGGATGATCAAGCGAGTTCCTCGTATCGAGATCGACCAGTTCGTCGCGTTGGAACGAGCCGACAACGCGCCTGACTTCGCCGTTCATTCGCTGGGAGATGAACCGGTTGCGTACATTATCCAACACATCTACCCGCTCGACGCCAATCGCCGCGCGTGGGGCTTCGACGTCGGTTCCGAAAACGTTCGCCGCACGGCGATCGAAAAGGCGATTCGCTCCGGAGAGCCGACCATTACCGGCATGATTCATCTGCTGCAGGACGACGTGATTCGCGCGGGCTTCCTCTATTACGTTCCGGTCTACAAGAACGGGACGAACCCCCAAACGCCCGAGCAGCGAGAAACGGATCTGGCCGGCGTGTTGTACGCACCGATCATTCTGGAACGAAGTCTGGATCATATGGGAGATCTGGTCGACGCTGGACTCGACTTCGAAATCTTCGACGGCGATGAGCAAAGTCAGCGGACCCACCTTTACGATCATGATGACCACCTGACCAATTCTACGGAGTTGGATTTCGACGAAGAGGCTTACGCCGGCCGATTGTTCTCCCACAGCACGTCGATTATGGTCGGTGGCCGCAAGTGGACCATTACGACTAGCACGTTACCGCCGTTCGAAGCGGAAATCGATCGCGTAACGCCGGCGTTCTTCGGCATCGGCGGCGCGGCGCTCAGCTTGCTGCTGGCCGGCATCGTCTGGGCGATGGGTTTGAGTCAATCGCGAGCGTTAACGTTGGCCGAAGATATGACGCACGAATTGCGCGTCAGCGAGCAAATGGCGACGCACGCCGCCGAAGAAGCGGAACGCCTGGCGAAAATCGTACGTCGCACCAACAATGCGGTGATCATTACCGACGTCTCCGGCAAGATTGAATGGGTCAACGACGGCTTCACGCGGCTCAGCGGCTATAGCCTGCAAGAGTCGTTCGGCAAGCGGCCGAGCGAACTGCTGTACGGCCCGAATAGCAACCCCGAAGCGATCGAACGTCTTAGCGACGCACTTCGCCTGCGAGCCTCCACCAACGCCGAAATCGTCAACTACGCCAAAGACGGTCGAGAGTACGTGGTCGCCACTGAAATCGCACCGCTTACCGACAGCAGCGGCACGCTAACCGGCTTCATGCTGATCGAGAGCGACATCACCGAAAAATGCGCTGCGGAAACGCGTCTGAAATCGCTCAACTCCGAACTGACCATGGCCCATCAGGAAGCGGAACGCGCCAGCAAGATCAAGAGCGAGTTCCTGGCCAACATGAGCCACGAAATCCGCACGCCGATGACGGCGATTATCGGCTTTAGCGACATGCTGTTGGAAGAGGACGTTCCGGACGCGGAAAAACGGAAAGCGGTCAGCACGATCCAGCGAAACGGCAATCATCTGCTGGAGTTGATCAACGACATTCTCGATCTCTCCAAGGTAGAGGCCGGCAAGTTCGATATCGAACTGCGTGCGATGGATCCGGCCGAAACGCTCCGCGACATCCAAGAGCTGATGAGCGATCGCGCTCGCTCGCAAGAGAATGAGTTGGTGTTCGAACGCCTGGGCAAGCTTCCACAAACGATCCGCTGCGATTCCACCCGTTTGAAACAAGCGCTGCTCAACCTGGTCGGAAACGCCATCAAATTCACCAAGAAGGGAGTCGTCAAAGTCACCGCCCAATGCGACTTTGAACGCGAACAGTTGATCTTCAAAGTGATCGACAGCGGCATCGGCATGTCGCCGGAGCAGCTGCAACATGTCTTCCAGCCGTTTCGCCAGGCCGATACTTCAACGACCCGCAAGTTTGGCGGAACCGGTCTTGGCTTGACGATTACCAAGCGAATCGCCGAGTTGCTCGGCGGGGACATCACGGTCGAGAGCGAACTGGGACGCGGCAGCACGTTTACCCTTGGCGTTGCGACCGGCGACATCTCCCAGGTTTCGGTAAGCGCGCCCCTCGAAACGCAAGACGCGTCGAAACCGCAGGTAACGGCCGCCGCTTCGATCAAACTCAGCGGACGCATCCTGTTGGTGGAAGACGGGCCCGACAATCGTAAACTGATCAGCTTCATCCTCAACAAGGCTGGCGCCGACGTGACGATCGCCGAGAACGGCAAGCTTGGCCTCGACGCGGCCCTCGAAGCGTGGCAGGCAGGCTCTCCGTACGACGTCATCTTGATGGACATGCAAATGCCGGTCATGGACGGCTATACGGCGGCGGGGCGTCTGCGAAACGCCGGCTATGTTGGACAAATCATCGCCTTGACCGCTCACGCGATGCGCGGCGACATCAATAAGTGCTTGGACGCGGGCTGCGACGCCTATTTGACGAAGCCGATCGAACGAAAATCGTTCCTGATCGAAATCGCCTCACGCATTCAAATGACCGCCATGCAAACGCAAGCGGTGAAGTCATAA
- a CDS encoding tetratricopeptide repeat protein, with product MKLSVHDHARRLLVLSLVGLTLLPTPLFACLDEAPVQQEPLELAFLPDRRMPAELPKLDRAELRRARLRGDVIDLTNLMEKEGKTAPRFAKRAEMYAELGQTADAVNDYDAAIELEPKSLAYLDRRVELNYDLGKYEEVEADLTKLIELDATAKRYLDRGNFYHDRWKFDPAIEDYSAAIKLDPNLGEAYAKRAHMRIQRVGGKYRNAPGSVEDLEKGLELDPDQIQPRRDLVLIYISQFKLEDAVKQATAILDKLPDDPCARHYRSKAYRLQKKFDLALEDANKLLQKKPDASKFLVERAKIYEEMGEKEKALADYEKSIGADSKNFATYAQYARHLLNNKKYESAVAAYKKAISLNAFSQGVQSELYAEMANANYWLGELDESERNFAKASELDPTNLFVRYQLADVMFQRKKYDEMIEVFTDALESHPQMPDTYLRRAQIYALQGNFEAGLADADTFISKFKSSSKGYAIRAKILRKKGDAEAAKADEEKVAQLKVKEDAKRLEQKKIEAELRKKYNIPE from the coding sequence ATGAAACTCTCTGTTCACGACCACGCGCGTCGGCTGTTGGTCCTGTCTCTGGTGGGGCTTACTCTCCTTCCCACACCGCTATTCGCTTGTCTTGATGAGGCGCCGGTGCAGCAGGAACCGCTTGAACTGGCGTTTCTGCCCGATCGCCGGATGCCGGCGGAATTGCCAAAGCTCGATCGAGCGGAACTCCGCCGCGCTCGCCTGCGCGGCGACGTTATCGACCTCACCAACCTGATGGAGAAGGAAGGGAAGACTGCTCCCCGCTTTGCGAAACGGGCCGAGATGTACGCCGAGCTGGGGCAAACGGCCGACGCGGTCAATGACTACGACGCGGCGATTGAGTTGGAGCCGAAGAGCCTGGCGTATCTCGATCGGCGAGTCGAGCTGAATTACGACTTGGGGAAGTACGAAGAGGTCGAAGCCGACCTGACGAAACTGATCGAGTTGGATGCGACCGCCAAGCGTTATCTTGATCGCGGCAACTTCTACCATGATCGTTGGAAGTTCGACCCGGCGATTGAAGACTACTCCGCCGCGATTAAGTTGGATCCCAATCTTGGCGAAGCGTACGCGAAACGCGCCCACATGCGGATTCAAAGGGTCGGCGGCAAGTATCGAAACGCTCCAGGCTCTGTCGAGGATCTGGAAAAAGGGCTTGAGCTCGATCCCGATCAGATTCAGCCGCGCCGTGATCTTGTCTTGATCTACATTTCGCAATTCAAATTGGAGGACGCCGTCAAGCAAGCGACGGCGATTCTCGACAAGCTCCCCGATGATCCTTGCGCTCGCCACTATCGATCGAAGGCGTACCGACTGCAAAAGAAGTTTGACTTGGCGCTGGAGGACGCCAACAAGTTGTTGCAGAAGAAGCCTGACGCTTCGAAGTTCCTGGTGGAGCGGGCCAAGATCTACGAAGAGATGGGAGAGAAGGAAAAGGCGCTCGCCGACTATGAAAAGTCGATTGGCGCCGATTCCAAGAACTTCGCAACCTACGCTCAATACGCTCGGCACCTGCTGAACAACAAAAAGTATGAATCAGCCGTAGCGGCTTACAAAAAGGCGATCTCGCTGAACGCATTCAGTCAAGGCGTTCAATCGGAACTCTACGCCGAGATGGCCAACGCGAATTATTGGCTCGGCGAACTCGATGAATCGGAAAGGAACTTCGCCAAAGCGAGCGAACTCGATCCGACCAACCTCTTCGTCCGCTACCAGTTGGCCGACGTCATGTTCCAGCGGAAGAAGTATGACGAGATGATCGAAGTCTTTACTGATGCGCTCGAGTCGCATCCGCAAATGCCCGATACCTATCTCCGCCGAGCTCAGATCTACGCGCTCCAAGGGAATTTCGAAGCCGGCTTGGCCGACGCCGACACGTTCATTTCCAAGTTCAAGTCTTCCTCAAAAGGCTATGCGATTCGAGCGAAGATCCTCCGGAAAAAAGGGGATGCGGAAGCTGCCAAAGCGGACGAAGAAAAGGTGGCCCAGCTGAAGGTGAAAGAGGATGCGAAACGACTAGAGCAGAAAAAAATCGAAGCCGAGCTCCGCAAGAAGTACAACATTCCCGAATAA